Proteins encoded in a region of the Vitis riparia cultivar Riparia Gloire de Montpellier isolate 1030 chromosome 7, EGFV_Vit.rip_1.0, whole genome shotgun sequence genome:
- the LOC117917558 gene encoding 50S ribosomal protein L29, chloroplastic, with translation MFSLAIASPSSLKIPPKTTSTFPKSSFNGIRIPTPYKPSFRSPSSSSSVVMMAKREEELKEIRAKTTEELNEEIVDLKGELLMLRLQKSVRNEFKPSEFGRMRKRVARMLTVKREREIEEGINKRLSRKLDRQWKKSIVVRPPPSLKKLQEEEAAAEAEKS, from the exons ATGTTTAGCCTTGCCATTGCTTCACCTTCAAGCCTCAAAATCCCTCCCAAGACTACCTCCACATTTCCCAAATCCTCCTTCAATGGAATCCGAATCCCCACTCCCTACAAGCCGTCGTTCCGAagcccttcttcttcttcatcggTGGTCATGATGGCAAAGAGGGAGGAAGAGCTCAAAGAGATCAGGGCCAAAACCACAGAAGAGCTCAACGAAGAAATTGTTGATCTCAAGGGTGAGCTCTTGATGCTTAGGCTTCAGAAATCGGTCAGGAACGAGTTCAAGCCCAGCGAGTTTGGCCGAATGCGCAAAAGG GTTGCTCGCATGCTCACTGTCAAACGGGAAAGGGAGATCGAGGAGGGAATCAACAAGAGGTTGTCAAGAAAGCTCGACCGGCAGTGGAAGAAAAGCATTGTCGTGCGGCCACCTCCGTCCCTGAAGAAATTGCAAGAGGAAGAGGCAGCTGCAGAAGCTGAGAAATCTTGA
- the LOC117919127 gene encoding transcription factor MYB93-like yields the protein MGRSPCCDESGLKKGPWTPEEDQKLVKYIQKQGHGSWRALPKLAGLNRCGKSCRLRWTNYLRPDIKRGKFSREEEETILNLHSILGNKWSAIASHLPGRTDNEIKNFWNTHLKKKLIQMGFDPMTHRPRTDMFASLPHLIALVNLKELMEHQSWEEHAVRLQAEAAQMARLQCLQYLLQSPASVATASNSISGITDMEAFNLLSSLSSIKDTQVLNSSQLETPTPSSFGAGLDSMPFSHLPSLETPSTFETPSSKDMAQSSNFTVFSQGETLLNSPWLPSSSSSHAALPATETSITNPADASSSPSYEGAPPSFWPDGVFIEDPIFREIA from the exons ATGGGAAGATCTCCTTGTTGTGATGAGAGTGGCCTCAAGAAAGGGCCTTGGACTCCTGAGGAAGACCAGAAACTTGTCAAATATATCCAGAAACAAGGCCATGGAAGCTGGAGAGCCCTCCCCAAACTTGCAG GTCTTAATAGATGTGGGAAGAGTTGCAGATTAAGATGGACTAATTATTTGAGGCCTGATATCAAGAGAGGGAAATTTTCTCGAGAAGAAGAGGAGACAATTCTGAATCTCCATTCTATCCTTGGCAACAA ATGGTCAGCAATTGCTTCTCACCTTCCTGGACGGACCGACAATGAAATCAAGAATTTCTGGAACACCCATCTTAAGAAGAAGCTGATTCAGATGGGTTTCGACCCCATGACTCACCGGCCTCGAACTGATATGTTTGCAAGCTTGCCGCACCTCATAGCTCTGGTTAACCTGAAGGAGCTTATGGAGCACCAGTCGTGGGAAGAACATGCTGTGAGGCTACAAGCAGAAGCTGCTCAAATGGCTAGACTTCAGTGCTTGCAGTATCTCCTTCAATCTCCAGCTTCAGTTGCGACTGCCTCAAATAGCATCAGTGGCATCACAGACATGGAAGCATTTAATCTCTTGAGTTCACTCTCTTCAATCAAAGACACACAAGTTTTGAATTCTTCCCAGTTGGAAACTCCCACCCCATCTTCTTTTGGAGCTGGCCTTGATTCCATGCCCTTCTCTCATTTGCCCAGTTTGGAAACCCCTTCCACCTTCGAAACACCTTCAAGCAAGGACATGGCTCAGTCTTCTAACTTCACAGTGTTCAGCCAAGGTGAAACCTTGCTTAACTCTCCATGGCTTccttcttcttcgtcttctcaTGCTGCCCTACCTGCAACCGAGACTTCCATCACCAACCCAGCAGACGCATCTAGTTCTCCAAGCTATGAAGGGGCCCCTCCTTCGTTTTGGCCTGATGGCGTCTTCATTGAAGACCCCATATTTCGTGAGATTGCTTAG
- the LOC117919126 gene encoding tubulin-folding cofactor C encodes MEQHQDPKNPNQALDSATQKKHASMLERLSNLQQTRLQQSLARKSDSVSGPSFESTQSFLTRFSDSKRSIESQLAGARLTSDPQRRSDLQQISTSIADLEKLVAENSYYLPSYEIRSALKSVSELKQTLDNLNSELLPKKKFSFRNKGTKKEPSNAPEEKEFGNADLQPKLVFSIPDTPGFRNKEGELLVKDFRGSDIGEFTISDLDSCEVRLSGCVRTIFIHRLKNCRVFAGPVSGSILIEEVEGCVFVLASHQIRIHYAKGSDFYLRVRSRPIIEDSNGVRFAPYCLCYQGIEEDLKDSGLDEETGNWANVDDFRWLRAVQSPNWSALPENERIGTVNISNLETRSEES; translated from the coding sequence ATGGAGCAACACCAGGATCCGAAAAACCCTAACCAAGCCCTAGACTCAGCCACCCAAAAAAAGCACGCTTCAATGCTGGAACGCCTCTCCAACCTCCAGCAGACCCGCTTGCAGCAGTCCCTCGCTCGCAAATCCGACTCCGTCTCCGGCCCTTCTTTTGAATCCACCCAATCTTTCCTAACCCGGTTCTCCGACTCCAAACGCTCCATTGAGTCCCAACTTGCTGGCGCCCGTCTCACCTCCGATCCCCAACGCCGATCCGACCTTCAACAGATCTCCACTTCTATTGCCGATCTCGAAAAGCTCGTAGCTGAGAACTCCTACTACTTGCCCTCTTACGAAATCCGCTCCGCTCTCAAATCGGTATCTGAATTGAAGCAGACTCTTGACAATTTGAATTCCGAGTTACTCCCCAAAAAGAAATTTTCGTTTCGCAATAAAGGGACAAAGAAAGAACCAAGCAACGCCCCAGAGGAGAAGGAATTTGGAAATGCTGATTTGCAGCCAAAACTAGTATTTTCGATCCCCGATACGCCGGGGTTTAGGAATAAGGAAGGTGAGCTTTTGGTTAAAGATTTTAGGGGTTCGGATATTGGGGAATTTACCATTTCGGATCTTGATTCTTGCGAAGTGAGGTTGAGTGGTTGCGTCAGAACCATTTTTATCCATCGCTTGAAGAATTGTCGTGTTTTTGCTGGTCCAGTTTCTGGGTCCATTTTGATTGAGGAGGTTGAAGGGTGCGTTTTTGTGTTGGCGTCACATCAGATTCGGATTCATTATGCCAAAGGGAGTGATTTTTATCTCAGGGTGCGGAGTAGGCCGATAATTGAGGACAGTAATGGTGTGAGGTTTGCGCCCTATTGTTTGTGTTATCAAGGAATTGAGGAAGATCTTAAAGATTCAGGTCTTGATGAGGAAACGGGAAACTGGGCAAATGTGGATGATTTTCGGTGGTTGAGGGCAGTGCAGTCTCCAAACTGGTCTGCTTTGCCAGAGAACGAAAGGATTGGTACtgtaaatatttcaaatttggaAACCAGGAGTGAAGAAAGTTAG